In Nymphalis io chromosome 13, ilAglIoxx1.1, whole genome shotgun sequence, the genomic stretch tagcagaatttttaatattgataggTTTTTAAACGAAAAAGTTTCATCATAATCGGTGAAGTTATTGCGTGATGCTGACAGAACTGACGAACAAACTGACAACAGATGCTAAAGCGATAAATTTTGATAGTACATTATATTTCTGATTGTctatacattacaaaataataataaaattcaatataaattcttaatatacatattatataaaacctaacaaagaacatacatataaattcacGTGAACAAAATTCAGCGCTCACACATGTTTGTATGATAAtagaattttatacaaattttattttatcaatattaattcttattaatcaaatattttatctgcttttactttataattcttAAGGATTTCTAGGATATAATGTCTATTGTTTGTTAACACGCACGTATTGACTTCACttgtagttatttaatattagttatttcggGGAAGTACTTTATATGGGACCAAGTGaacttaataatacaaatatacatttttatttatttaataaaatagactaTTATGATTTCTTAGAAAgacattattaactattaaaagaaacatattttctactttttattattatttatttattaataagtacttacttataatactttctagttaaaagttatttaaccGGAAAAATGttctgacaaaaaaattaagacaaaaaaacgtttaagttttgttttgaccatttataagaaaaactaGCGTTATCGGTGTGTTTGACGTTGAAATAGCTTACTGGAATTGGGGCATTTGCGTTTGGAATTGATAATTTTGTAAGACGTgactttttaatgtttctaaaatcattaaaaatgtatttatatttaaacaggtACAATATACAGAATTGTTTAGTGTTTAATATTTCGTGCAagtgttttcattaaattttcttcAAAATGTCGAATATTTGCTTTTTGGTTTTAGCTTCGTTGCTTTGCTATGTAAGTTTTATAGTTGTATTTTgactttaattacttttaacttaatttaatggGTATAATCCTAAGAAGACTATTTTtagcaaatttaaaaaagggcttcatttatttttttactcttttaaaTTGGTTAAAAATTGTACATTATACGTTAGCAAAATTTCCGTTTCATAAAACCAACCAGATCAAATTATTATAGAtcgaataaattatagtattgaAATCGTAAGAAGTAAGGCTTAGTTTATAAAGCTTGCAAAATTTACGCGTTCattatttattcgttttgtCATTGAGTTTAGAACTTgtcaaaacaaatgaaaacaaaagttttttaatcAGGCTAGTTCGAGAATACCAAATTACTGTGTTGTCCCCAAAAACAAGTAGTCCAAAATCGACGTCCTATTGTTTTTTACATATTGACATTGCTACTTATATACTGGAAAAGTTACTTTATAGAAGTTCgtgattaataataagtatgtcaatttattaatctaaaaaaaataaacattaaattataaattcgtaACGGTTGATGGTTAAGTTTCGATCATTTTTTTagagaatttatatattttatcatggaTATTATAGGTAGaaatttgtttgatattttttaaatgtatgaaaCATTTCAAAAGGTATGTGATggaattaaaaacaacaataaataaaatttcgtttagccttcctattaaaaaaaaattgatgtagCTTTCAAAATGGACTGCattgtcattaataataaaaaaatcctcaatatgatttatattctcAATTAAAACTtctaatttaaacaatataaaatatatagttttaattatatttctgtaCCAATAGTAAATATAGATGATAGAACAGTCATTTGTTGAGCATAGTATGGATCACTATGGAGCCATAAAGTTGGCTCATGTTTCTGTTTAATTTGGTCAAAAAATTAAACGGTGTAGTTTCAATACTATGGCAAGTAAATGATAACAATATTGATGATTCAATAGGTACAATGTCTGCCTCTTGAATCAAGCAGCAAGTCAGCTTCAAAGGATTCTCTTCATCTATTCGTGAACAATTCAACGAAATCAACTAACTATCACCTTACATCAGTTATGGATGAACTCGAAGATATAGATGATGAAATCGCTAGAGAACTGGATTCTATATTACCTTATATTAATTTCctggtaagtttttttatataaatagtttaagcCCGTCGGTTTCGGAAAATGCCATTGAACTaatctaatttttttactacacccagtggttagaacgcgtgaatcttatcggACAATCGTAGCTTCATACCCGGacaagcagcactgaattttcatgtgcttaattcatttcgtgcttgacggtgaaggaaaacaccgtgaggaaagcTGCACGTAtcttatttcactgaatttctgccacatatTGTGCATTCCATTAACCCActctccaagccttctcctcgaaaaaggagaggaggctttagcccatcagtgggacattcacaggcttttactgttacaatgaaataaaacaggTAAAACGGCCGTAAAACGTACTGAAAATTCCCTGATTCGAATAgaatcatataattaaaacacaataataatattacatcatATGGATAGATTGGAGTCGAAGCTATTTTAAGCATGTCTATTTATTCTTCTAATCTCTGTTCTGCTATAAAGGTTGATTGACAACTGTGAAAtagaatactttaataattaattatacaggaattaaaacaatatatgaattataatataacagtcTAACCTtgattgtatgtaattatatgtttgtttgttttcggATAGAACCTTATCAAATCaacaaatttaagttaaattttaccAAAGAGCGTTTAGTTAGATTTGTAAACGTGTTTCCACTATAATTTACgcacacatatattatatattgtataagcaAATAACATTCataaccaataaatatttcGGTTTTAAGATTGTTTTGTGGTTTTTAACAGTACTTAGACAATCGTAAAAAAATTTTGGTCTTCGAatcgaaaaaattaaataacgcaATTatagttctttaaattatatctttaggCATATGTGTTTTATCTGCAAAAAGATAGTGTAGTTTAAATGTCAATGTCATACGCGcatattatttcattcataataaaaaaaaaccgctcgatgaatataaagaaattctattagttatttattataatttgtagcatccgttttatattttcttagtttaaattttttcataaaaaatatagttttgtatttttattaatacatgttttttcgtggttttgttaatatgttattttaatttttttaatttgtattgagtaattgtcaataattaaaaaaaaattggttttttgtttattacaagCGTAATAAGCAAAAccttacgatttttttattatcttattatatttcaaatcgatatatgatatattaatatttattctcattatattatcataaggTATCCACGTCGCTGGTTGTGGTTGTTTTTTCTCGAGACTAATAGGAGGTACTCACTGATGCTTGTTTTCTGTGAATTTTCTTGCAAACTCAGTAATTTGCAGTTCTGTAAGTAGGTCGTCCGTGTCAAAGAGACAAACTaactaaatgtttttgtttatagtagACTGAGTTTAGCTTACTAATAAGTTAATACTTAAAAGTTATGGATACTTCATATATCACATAAACGGCAAAAGAAAATTCTtacgttgaaataaaaaaatcatgattttatgtttttatttcaataagcaaataaatgaatttataggACAAAAGTGCAGAAATGTTGCtttatccatactaatattacacTAATGTAGTTCGtttgttgtaatatataatcataaaatgtCACACCTCACGAGCGAAGCGGGCAGAATCTAGTGCCTACATATAACCTGTTGATTTCTTTTGAAATTATCTCATAGCTGCTGTTAGTGTGGCTGTTTTTTGTACGTGTACTTGTAAacgttaacaaaatatttttttgacaaataagcaattaattgatttattaggCAGGCCTCTAAGAACTATTAGCCCAGGACCCTACAAAGTCACGGTCTGCCCCTGAGTATCGACCACATTCGATGTTTCTTAATATGTGATAAAAAGTTGTTAAGTTAACGAGAGAAAACTGTtgaaaattttttaatataattttaaatttagtaccatttattaataattttttaattttatatattataaaagtgactGTATACATAGCATAGATACGTTAGAATATttctttatcataaatattaatctcGGTAAGAAGAAATGAGGCTTTCAGTTTGATGTTTCGAATCGATGAaatccttttattatattacgttaATCTTAAGTTTCCgagaaaaatatagtaaattatatatactttttaatttctttttctgCAGAGCTATTAATGCTACctcgatattatataatagatatgactttaatattttctttatgtaCTGCGTTTGCACATACGAGTTGTCTTATttgtgtgatcgatataaaaCACACAATTACAGGAGACAAGCTCAAACATTCCGAGACAAGTAAACGTTAAgtctaaacaaatattattcacTAACTCTTGTTAGTTACATATGTGTATGTAATAATGACAATGAAAATATCTAACAACATCCGTGTATAAGAATACGGTAGACAGAATAATAGGAATAAACATGGttcttactatatatatatatattttttttttttaattaaaaactttttgcccACCACATTGAGTAGTATGACAAAAGGCAGAATGCCTAAAAGCATtgtctaccagtcaacctttaggctaagcggaAATTtgtgaaggcggtaattaatagtcgaaaatatacatacatacacatataacaacaacaaagaatatatgaataatatatacgttGTACACCCATTCTCAAGGAGGGCGTGGGAGGGATGGGATGTTCGCCATGAGTGGCGAAAACATCCCAtcatcccatcagattatgtgTTCGAACATACATGCGagctctataatatctcctgttgGCTATTCTTCGTTGAGCCTCATCAATTGATTATTGAGTACAGCCAAATCAGCTTAAAGACCATCAGTAGTAGTAACAAAAACGTCGTTAAGCTGATTTTGCTTCTTTTTGATTTGTACCGTCAGCAgattaataatgaaacaaatactttatatatatttttttattttgacatcaTCCTCAAATTCATCCAAAAAATCAtgaaaatgataatttgttctaatattgtattttagaCCTCGAGTCAACTATGAAATTACTTTTTCTCTTTAATAGTATGTACGCAAACATTTTCTACTTAGTTATTGCATTAAATTTTGTCCCAGTACgttattataacattcattATGCTGGTAATTAGcaagaaaagaataattaacaaaattacacTTCCAAAGCTACGCGAGAGTTCGAGGCATATTATTGCTCGCGCAAAACTGGTTCATTCCGGTTTTAGTTACAATGTGTGTAGTCACATTACGCTACTACAAACGCAGAAATGTCTTCAAGCTGATTAATCctattttaaagtttacatacactaaaaaatctatttttttccaGTTCGATACACTACTGGGACGTCCTAATGATGAAGAAGATGATGATCGTTGTATGAATGACGTAATTATTCAACTTGTAGCAGATAAGGAATCTACAACAGAGGGTCAAGACAAAGCCACTGAACCTGCTGCTACAgccgaataataattataaaatttaaccttaaattgatataataataataaatagaatatttcagAATCATAAATTGGTGtttgcataaataatattttgacatgtattaacatataaaaaaaactatgtactaaaacctttaaaattaaataaaaaattgtaaaagttattgtttgtttttgttaaacttCTTATGCTAATTTTATGtatcacatttataaaattgtgtaatatttttatagtgaaagtcattttctttttttctgcTATATGATAAgaataaatatgtgtaaattaatcaatttattcaatataaatttattttatcaaaaactatctaataattataaattaaaaaaaatattttcaagaacTTCCCTTACTTTAAGTCAAGGCATTATATActactgatttattttattttattgaaaacgaTTTGACAGGCTAgaaaatgggccacctcatggtaagtggccaccaatgtccatagatattggtcctgtaagaaatataacacattacatcaccaaccttgggtactcaGATGTTGTGTCCcctgtgtctgtagttacactgttacTTAACCTCAAAAACAATACAACAAAAGTACAGATTTCTGAGGGGTTCTGGTTAATAATGATTGCTGCAACGgctgttaattattaaaatgttgttCTACAACTgacttctttataaattaacacagttaaaaaaattacttgattattataatatactatacgTAACACGTAACAGCTTTATAAggcagttgttttatttatatatttaatgtaaattgtattaacCTTATTTCTATCAATAGTATATAAGAAGCAGGTATCGTGATTTATCTATAGTTTAAGATTAGATTGATATAATTCcctctaaaattttaatacgttGTCGAAaactataaatgtttttgtgtGTGATCCTGGTGTTGGATAgcgtaactaattaaatatattttataaagttgaactcatatttatttaataataacaagaaataataatcataacttttttaatgaatataatataaattatatataatatttatatttatacctcGCAATAAATACAACagaaagtatataataacacacattattcataataataatgttaataaatgttttttttttgtgtattttaaactatatttttatttattacaataaaaagtttatatatagttaatattatagtgataatataataatataggttTGTTTGAAGCAAGTAACGCTTACTTGCTTTAAATAAACCTTAAGTAAACCTACggtgcattttataatataaagggaTCAGTTTCATAACTttcattaagattttttaatatcgtttttaCTTAAGCTGCCATTAACCAGGCTTTTAttagttgtaaaaaataaactgtatcTGAATTATATATGTCTGACAAAAATGCATTgattgaatgattgctggatctcgtgCAGGTACtaagtgtatgtaatttatacaaatttgtattaaaaaaaaagtataaataccgAATTTCTTGCCCATTCTTTttggtagaatccacatttCAAACCGTTGTTTGATTCATAAGTagttgtaaaagtctatttgaataaaaatattttgatttttatttgacgaggaagaaaaaaaagttaatctaGAATCTCTGTTAAAGAAATAGCTTGAAGCTCATCCCATAAAGCTACTCCAGTTACCGACATATCGTTCATCCGAGCATAAGATAAGGATCCGTTATTATAGCAGCCCGGCTGTTAGTTTGTTGGTTTCGGTGCTTTTGCTATACGTATGCGTATTGTAAAGAGGACAACAGATTTATTGGAACCGATTAAGGAAGCTAACGACAAACAACTTACGCAAAtctcaatttgaaaaaaaatccaaaGCGGTAAGTTTTGTTGCAATTTCAAACAATTTCAGTCTcttatattaatgatttatgtaaaatataaataaaaatattaagctacAGGCTGTAAACAAAATTTCTTTATGTATGTCATGCTACTGAATTCGTTTATATAACATTTCGTgtagtaattaatattcttattctaGCTACCGTCGTCACTCGAAGTGGTTTTGATTTTAGTAGGCTTATTTTAGTGTTTTTCATTGTATCCCTTTGTATATTTgaaagcaccactgtattttcatgtgcttaatttgtgtttatattcatctcgtgacggtgaaggaaaacatcgtgaggaaacctgcatgtgtctaatttcattgaaattctgccacatgtgtattctaccaacccgcattggagtagcgtggtgaaataagctccaaaaccttctcctcaaaaggcagaggaggccttagcccagcagtgagatattaacaggctgttactgtactgtatattgtATTTGGTTTATACCTTtaatgaagaaaatattattattatatatttgtaacagtACCAATTTCTAATACAAACTATcctattacaattaaaattgcattactattaaaatttatcgtATAGcagttcatataataaaatgtaaataaaatgataattcacAAGGAAGCGGGATAAAAATCTTAACTtctataatttatgatttttgttttCAGTTAAATGCCCTTGGATctccatcatcatcatcttcaaATAAGAGGTAAATTGCAGTTGATATTAATTAACATGtgtttttaaaagcaataatgAGAATACGCATGTTATTGAAATAACtgatatataatgaaaacataCGTGATTACGTTCCGTACGTGCTCATGACACGGTTCTGTGCGATATGAAAATAACTCGTTAAAATAATTCCGGGcatcataaaacaaatttttatacgaataaaataatttacaatatattcgtCCATACCTTTTAATTCGCAATTCAATAGCAAAGGTTATATTCAGAGAAATACATTGACAAGTTaaagtatttgaaatattattgtaatttataataatataatctaagttAAGATAACGTAATATACAAGTgcaagaataaatttatataaatcattcatCTTCAGTAATTACTGTTTTAAATTAGAAATGTTTAACGTAATTGTTTATctgatatttcaaaattaaatagctTAGTTCTGTTCAGCTCGGTCTAGCAgattaatgaatgaattaatttaatgtaaatctaCCATTCAGTATATTGCATTTGACGATATTCAAAAACTCATGTACTGCATTCTTAATGCGTTTTCTATATACCATTAACAATGTTATTTCCATATGCGGGATTTGAACCACGGTTAGTTCTAGAAGTCATCTTGCGCTCATTTTCATTTAGTTCTGACCAATGAACAAGCCATTAAGGTCACGGACTCCTAAGCAAATGCATCTCTTGAGCAGGGGTCGAAATCACGAACTGGAGttcttattaatgttttagCAATTTATCTTCAAAATAGGCTCACATGCCGTATGTACCAAACGCTTGAAACGTAAATAAATTACGTAGCAAACCCAAGAAGTAACCCTTGATTTAACTAATGGGTTTATTTTCCTTCAACAGTCCTAACGCAATctttaactattaatttatctttaattaataaaagcaatttttcATGTTTAGCTTGTGTATATAACTCATCATGTGCGGTGAATTTGAACTTACCTAAATATTTATCAGCTTATTCATCTAGCATAACgtcaaaataaagtaattcaTTTAGCTCAATATTTCCGAAAACAAAAAACcgattaactaattttattaagtattttatttgcaatgaaATGTTTTACAGAAGAGAAAGGTGTGTTATGCGTATGCGAAAGGAATTAGGAAAGGAAATCGTAATTACAGTCCATTCAGAGCGgtctttattcaacattgaagtattacacttgcttattgatagtcaaactcgaaactaccaccggttcggaaaagaaacaccctgTTAGAAAACTTCTTGGTAACTGAACATTAACATTTTGCTGGCTTTGATCAATGAACATAGTTACAATACACGGAGTCACGCCACACACGTACAACAGGTCTCTCTTAAGAGCTCGTAAAACTTTTATCCGTTAATTGATTAAGAGAGGTGACATGAATTGGTCCAAGCTACCACTTAGCCCTAATATAAATTCTATGGACTTCTtctgtattgttatttaaaatcgaCAATATACGCGTATAAACCGACCACACTGGTGCCGACTCCCTGCCGAGCCGTAATAAGAAATTCAAATTAGAACTAGATATTAGAAAATATCTGTTCTCGTTGATACAGAGGCCTATAACTaatgataaaaatgaattatatatttaagtcactTTTAATtcgataaacaaattttaattccttaacaatttatattattaaatctttagTTCAATATTTTACTGGAAATGTCCGTTCATTCGTTTACATCTTTAGCAAACAAATAAACTGTCCTAAGCAAATACTACAAGTTAGAGTTAAACAAAAGGGTGTCGTCTGTGCCTTATCACTAAATCATAATGGCTTAAGATATTAATGAGCTTGAATACGTGTATCGTGCTGCTAAGATAAGAAGCAATTGTaacaattttgattatttaccatttaatcattttgaatattaaataataaaacataaatattttcttttaaatattcttagttAATTTACTAAGAGTTGAGAtctaataacaatacaaaactaATATCGTTTTACAAAAGCATAAAAATGATTAGCTTGTTAGTCTCTCCGTTGTTCTCACGGGAAGgtttttgtgtataataaataaatttatatatagttaatttaaaatagtaataaaaaattatgttttgtattttagacATTAAATAGGCTATAGAGTTCTaggcatatattatgtatatcatatattatgtatatatgtggcTAAATATTTGTAATCGTCATTATAACGACGTAACGttccattaatttaataaagtagtttttatttatattgtcatGTAGTCTCCACAGACGTTTTATTTGATGTGTTTGCACGTCATAGACAAAATTGTAGAaggtaacttttttttgttttattgttacctTGTCTATGTCAGTTGTCtcccttaaaattttaatttattaattaagctataagtaaattttttttccgTTTTTAATCTTAGTTGCTAAATAGCTGTCCCTTATGTAAATTGTTACACTAGAATTGTACGAATTCTATAATCACCACCACCAATCTTCATATGATACGTGTGGACAATCGTGACTATTGAGTAGTGTTTAAAAGAGAGATAGAAAAAATAGTAATGGCCGACAGAACATATTTCACCGACATCTCTGCCAGTGAACGCTGAAACGGTCGAAGGAGATTTACGTGTTTATTTTGAAAACGATCCGCATCCATTTCACTCCATCCAATGTGGATAGAGAAATTTCCAATTTCCCTTATCAAGCTGATTTgcttttgcaataaaataaattttatatgaattactcttcaaaatttaaatttattgttttaagatttttgtttttagtgTTCGTTGACCTCGAGAAGTTATATGACTTAGTGCCCCGCATTAATTTGGTGGTGATAgctgtatatatacaaatacatttaagtGACCAGTCGGCAACTACAATCGTTAACGAATTCAGTGTGTTGATTGGCTACACTAGGAGTCGCCTTAAAGACTTAATCTCTTCTTTAGTAATATGCGCTATAAAATTGGAAATACAGAAGGAGCAACCCTGGCAATGCTGTTTGCTGTTAAGATAGTTTATGTcggtaattatatgtatatataagtccaGTTCACTTAGAGTATGATGATGTAATAGCCCAAGAAGTTAGGTATAGAATCAAACCAGGGTGGATACATAAACAAAACCGTGAACTAAAATTACTAAAGAAACTAAATTGTGTGAAATTTTCCCCAAACATTTTGTTACAATCGGTGATAGGCCAATAACATGACGAATGAGAGGTGAACTCATTCTTCCCAAAATTTAGAGAATATTGAGATGGATGCTTGGAATGACAAGAATGTGTAGAATACGAAATGTGTACGTGAGaggaaattttaaagaaattctgaCAGAAAAGGTAAAAGAAAATAGAT encodes the following:
- the LOC126772879 gene encoding uncharacterized protein LOC126772879 — its product is MSNICFLVLASLLCYVQCLPLESSSKSASKDSLHLFVNNSTKSTNYHLTSVMDELEDIDDEIARELDSILPYINFLFDTLLGRPNDEEDDDRCMNDVIIQLVADKESTTEGQDKATEPAATAE